From the Vulpes vulpes isolate BD-2025 chromosome 15, VulVul3, whole genome shotgun sequence genome, the window CAGGTCACCCTGCCAGGTGGCAGGAGCATGGTGGAAGGGGCATCATTGGTGCTCCCCTCCCTCAGCCTTCCAGTTCCAGGAACCCACCTGAGCCGGCTGCAGTGGTGCAGTGAGTGGGCCAGTGGTTTCGGCCGGGGGGGCCTCTTCCTACGCAGCCTCCTCAAGGCTTCTGCCACGCGGTGGTCTCCTGCACACTCCCAGATGATCTGTGCTCGCTCCTCAGCCAGCTGGTCCCCACTGCGCTGAAATAGGCCCTGGATCTGCAGCAGCTCGGCGTCCTGGAAGATGTTGGCCGAGGCCTGCTTGCGGCCCCGGGCCTCGGCCGGAGCCTGCCAAAGGGGCGGCTCACTCACCACAGAGGCTGGGGTGCCCATCCTGGGTGCTCTGGGGAAGGAAAGCATGGAGAGACCTCAGTCAGTAGGCCATTCCCAAACCTGCAGCCTAACGGATGCAAGGGCTTCTGGTGTTTCTATTCTCCAGGAGTCAATGTGCACTAAGTCTTAGTCACTCTAATTTTCAGGGCACTTGGGGGATATGTGAATAACGACAAACTTTATTATGAAGTGCTTATGTATACAATACATGTACTATCTCACTGAAGAGTCACAGCAACCCGTGAAGTAAGAATGGTTTACTCCCACCATACAGATGAAGAAGTGCAACTTGGTTGAAATGACCCTTCGCAGTCACAAATCCTTGCATAAGCAGAGAGCTGGGAGcagaacccaggtctgtctggctGTAAAGCCCAGGCCGACCCCAGATACCTACGTCCTGAGGACAGTGCTGACAGCAGCCACGGAACTGTGTTGAGCGTTTAAATGTATTGGGCATGGCTCTGAGAGTTGTAATCACACAACCACCTCATCGAAACGTGATAACAGCAACCCTATGGGTAGATACTGTATCCTCATTTCACTAATGAAACTGAAGAATGGAACCCAGGTCTCTCTAAGGCTCTGTAGCACAGAGGTGAGAAGGGTTTTGGGGTTGGAATATGTAGGTTGGAATCCCACTTCTGGCCACCTCCATCCCAGAATGGCTCACCTGCTTCCTGTGTGAATGTGTGAGCTGCACCAATTCCTACTTCACAGGGCTGCAGTGGGGACTTAGGACAGTGTTAAGAACGGTGCCCAATGTTCTATTCTGCTTTTCCagctggaaaacagaatggtcaTCCTACCTATTTTCAAGACCCTGGAGACACACCAAGTCCATATGGTTCAGTAAGCAGAGTATGAAACAGACCAATCAGATCTAACTGTAGTCCAAAAGGCCATGGAGAGGAACATAGGGGCAAAGAGGTGGCTACAGGGTTAGAATATACAACCACGGGCAGAGGTTGGGATCTAGAAGAGTTCAATAAAAGGAAGGCTCATgtcaatgccccccccccccataggaaatgagaattaaatgatcTTCCTCAGTTCTAGAGAGTTCAGTTTGAATAACAAAGACATTTGAGGCTCACTCACCCCATCCTTGTCTCCAGTACAGCCTGAAAAAGCTATGAGATTGGAAAGCAGACCAAAGACCTTGGCATTACAGAGAACTGGGCTTGAATCACAGTCCTGCCACCTTCTTAGCTGTGACCCTAGGCAAGTTACTCAACGTCTCTGAGCCTCTGCCTAGCTGTAAAGTAAGGCTCATAACCACTTGTCAGAATTGCTGTAAGGACTGagtgaaaccaaaaaaaaaaaaaaaaaaaaaaaaggactgagtGAATCCAGTGTGGTATCAGCTACCAGATAAGAGCCAAATAAATGCAAATGCCACCACCCCCTCTGTCCCAGCCCCCACAACCTGTCCCTTTTGGTTTCCTTGACTTTTGTAATTGGATCAGGGGTATGACAGGATCCCTTTTCCTCTGTTCTGGCCTAAGCCAACTGAGGACTTGCCTGTGCTCCTTTCACCCTTCAGCCCCAGGCCTAGTGGGGAAGGCCTGGCTGCTACACCAGACCTCCCCTCATCCACGGAGCTACAGAGATATCTGTCAACCAGAAACCAGAAACCAGCTTAAAAAgggagtaaaaattaaaatacatttcaatacaAAATGTCTATGCTCCTTGTAACAAACTCAAACAGAATGGACATCACATAAAGCATTCCCAGCTTCACGGCCCTTAACACTCACCTGCCTTTGTTTTCCTGAGACTTTGAGATATCTCTCCAACTCACTCAGACTCCCCAAATGTAACTGGCCCTCCCTCCTCTTCACCTCAATAACCAACCTCCTTATTCCAGTAATTTCCAAACTCACCCTGTCCCAGTGCCTAGGCCTCCTATCATAAGAACCCCACTTTCTTCAAAAGATTTATTAACTAAAACCTCCACAagagggcatcctgggtggctcagcggtttagcaccgccttcagcccagggagtgatcctggagactcggatggagtcccacatagggctccctacagggagcctgcttctccctctgcctatgtctctgcttctctctgtgtctctcataaataaataaaatcttaaaaaaagaaaaaaaactgcacaAGACTCAGATAAATTAACTCCacaaaaattgtgttttttatcTGGAAATGGGAATTTTTAAATCTACATCTCCTTAAGCACTATTATGAAATCCAGTTAAAAACCTGGTATGTGTGGTAATCAAATCCCCCGAATTGGATGAGAAAAAGTGACCAAAAAACAATAGTCACCAGGCAACACTTTCAGGCTGATGTTAAAAAGCTAACTCTGGGTCATTTACTGGTGATAAGACAATATGCATGATATTTCATCCTCCAAATAGTTCTAGGAATCAAACACTGTTACCTTCCTCCCAGCTCAGAGAGGAGCAAAGAAAGCCAAGACACAGATTCAATGCCAGAGGCTCAGCCAAGGCCAGGACCTGGTGTAAGGGGCTGCAGCTGTGTTTGAATACCTTGGCTGCCTTCACAGCCAAGCAGCACCGAGCAAACTGAAGCCCATCATTTCTGTGGGGGAGAGGGCTCTGTTCTCACCTAATTCATAAAAGGGGAAACCTGCCACTGGAAAGGGAACAATGACGAGCCCACACACAAGGCAGGGGCGGGGTTGTAGAGTTTATCTTTTCTTGAGTGTCAGAGCTGTTGACTGTGATCTGCTGTTGTAGTCTTGAACCCGCAGCACTCAGAGGAAGATTCTCAGCTCCCACAAAACAAATCTGGAACCgcagctcagcccagcccagtgCACACAGTACCAGCTCCTGAGTCAGAGGACTCTGAGCCCTTGTGCCACTCGCTGGCTGAGGGGCCTCTGGTACTTCACATCATCTCTGTGGGCCTCTGTTTCCCTCATACACCAGGAAGAAGGAACAGCTTCGTGCTTTTGGTCTCAGGGCGTGTGTAGTCAATGGTTCTATGACGAGGCTAGGTCTGTACGGAAGCAGTGACTGGATTTGCTCGTCTGATGAGGCCTTAATGCAACGTGTATGGACAGGTCTGGCTAATTAGGTGCCAGGAAATTCCCCAACCAGTAGTTCCTCCTTTCTGCTCTCCTCAACCTTCCCTGGAGATAAGGCACTGTTTTTGCTGCTGTGGGACTTGGGGTTAGGGACTGGGAGAACACAGAGAACTCACTGCTCTAAAGCACTCCAGTGACCTACGCTGGCTGTGGCCAAGCCTGGGGCAGACTCCTAGGCTGGTCTGGGTGGTGGGAGAAGAGGCCATGTTGGGCTTCTCTCAGATTCAGGCAATCTTACCCTCCCTTCAGAGAGAATGGCAACAGGATTAAGTAGCAGCAGCTGCCTCAGGGATGACTTGGAGCCCAACTTCCCAGATATTCACAGCCACCAGTGTGTGCTACGAAGCCCTAcaaggccccacctccagcctccagcatcCCAGTTACAGCAAGTTATAAACACACCAACAAACCATCTGGGTGAGTCTAAGCCTCCAGCTTCAAACATACCCTCCATGCACTTTGGGGTGGGGTGCCTTGGCACCTCTAGATTTTGAGGATCTTCACTCTTGGCTCTGCCTGCTACCCTGGGAGTCAGCCAGCAGtaagagaataaaaatcaatatgaGATTTCACATAGGATTAAACTTTGGGAAAATGAATTAGAACACTTTTATTAtcagaataaactttttttaagattttattatttttatttttatttctaaagattttatttattcatgagagacacagagaaagagaggcagagacacaggctgagggagaagcagggagcccgacgtgggacttgatcctgggtctccaggatcacgccccaggctgaaggcagcactaaaccgctgaaccacctgggctgccctaagattttatttttaagtaatctctacacccaatgtagagcttgaatttacaacctgagatcaagagtggctcactctaccaactaagccagccaggctccccagaagAAACATCTCTTATCTTATTCAATGTGTTATTTCCCCCCTAATTTCTTGGACAGGACCTGAATTCATGGAAGTCAGTGTATACTTGAACAATGGTActtttttgaaatggaaaa encodes:
- the AVPI1 gene encoding arginine vasopressin-induced protein 1, producing the protein MGTPASVVSEPPLWQAPAEARGRKQASANIFQDAELLQIQGLFQRSGDQLAEERAQIIWECAGDHRVAEALRRLRRKRPPRPKPLAHSLHHCSRLRIPEPCAPLANPQSGSTETASGDQYLNSRRTSARIRRNWKKPGPTSYLHQIRH